The Lycium barbarum isolate Lr01 chromosome 9, ASM1917538v2, whole genome shotgun sequence genome has a segment encoding these proteins:
- the LOC132612041 gene encoding uncharacterized protein LOC132612041, whose amino-acid sequence MYHDLKDIYWLNDMENNVADLVDKCPNWQLPIGLLEVGKPELLGPDLIHQAVEKFKLIQERLKTAQSRQKSYSDVYRRDLEFQINDGVFSKVLSMKGIMRFRKKRKFSPHYIGSYKILQRIGQVAYELELPQELAIVLHPVFHVFRVKKFMGYSSLVIPTEIMGVKYSLSYEEILVAILDRQVRVFRTKEIASVKVLWRNQKVEKATWEAEEDMKSKYLHLFE is encoded by the exons atgtatcatgatctcaaggataTTTATTGGTTGAATGACATGGAAAATAACGTTGCAGACTTGGTGGACAAGTGTCCGAATTGGCA GTTGCcgattggtttgttggaagtcgGCAAACCAGAATTGTTAGGACCAGACTTAATCCACCAGGCTGTGGAAAAATTCAAATTGATTCAGGAGCGGTTGAAgacggctcaaagtcgccaaaagtcctattcagACGTGTACCGtagagacttggagtttcaaatTAATGATGGGGTGTTTTCTAAAGTTTTGTCCATGAAAGGAATTATGAGATTTAGGAAAAAAAGGAAGTTCAGTCCCCATTATATTGGGTCGTATAAGATCCTACAAAGGATCGggcaagtagcttatgagttagagtTGCCACAAGAATTGGCTATTGTATTACACCCAGTATTTCACGTGTTTAGGGTAAAGAAGTTCATGGGGTACTCGTCTCTGGTTATTCCTACAGAGATCATGGGAGTGAAATATAGCCTGTCTTACGAAGAGATTCTAGTAGCTatccttgatcgtcaggttcgcgTGTTTCGAACTAAGGAGATCGCTTCAGTAAAAGTACTATGGAGAAATCAGAAAGTTGAAAAGGCTacgtgggaagctgaagaggacatgaagtctaaGTATCTCCATCTCTTTGAATAG